The following are encoded in a window of Solibacillus sp. FSL R7-0668 genomic DNA:
- a CDS encoding ABC transporter ATP-binding protein, with product MIEFQHVHKNYGKTKALDDLTLTIGKGTIYGFVGANGAGKSTAFSILATLIPATSGDILVNGKSVTNEAHAVRAMIGYMPDFFGVYDQLKVEEYLDFYGSAYQLSGEVRAQKMTELLALVRLTDKRLEYVDDLSRGMKQRLCLARTLMHDPDILILDEPASGLDPRARVEMRDILKDLKRLGKTICISSHILPELAEICDEIGVLHAGRLIASGNIAEIQAQLQGEKWVTVSVVGDERSASAFFANAPQIANVTQQGNTISFVFSGDELAQAALLKQAIEAGICVSALEVQKKNLEDVFMVITEEVAQHEF from the coding sequence ATGATTGAATTTCAGCATGTTCATAAAAATTACGGAAAAACAAAGGCGCTGGATGATTTAACACTAACGATTGGTAAAGGGACGATTTACGGCTTTGTTGGAGCAAATGGGGCGGGTAAATCGACAGCCTTTTCGATTTTAGCAACACTCATTCCAGCAACTTCGGGTGATATTTTAGTAAATGGTAAAAGTGTGACCAATGAAGCGCATGCTGTTCGAGCAATGATTGGCTATATGCCTGACTTTTTCGGGGTCTATGATCAGTTAAAGGTAGAGGAATATTTAGATTTTTATGGCTCAGCCTATCAATTATCAGGAGAGGTAAGAGCACAGAAAATGACGGAGCTTTTGGCACTTGTACGTCTGACGGATAAGCGATTGGAATATGTGGATGATTTGTCGCGTGGGATGAAGCAGCGTTTATGCTTAGCGCGTACATTAATGCATGATCCTGATATTCTAATTTTAGATGAACCCGCGTCAGGACTTGACCCAAGAGCACGTGTAGAGATGCGAGATATTTTAAAGGATTTAAAGCGTCTTGGAAAAACGATTTGTATTTCGTCTCATATTTTGCCAGAGCTTGCGGAAATTTGTGATGAAATTGGCGTGCTACATGCAGGGAGACTGATTGCGAGTGGCAATATTGCTGAAATCCAAGCACAGCTACAAGGGGAAAAATGGGTGACGGTTTCAGTAGTTGGGGATGAGAGAAGTGCATCAGCCTTTTTTGCCAATGCCCCACAAATAGCCAATGTCACCCAACAGGGGAATACTATTTCATTTGTATTTTCAGGTGATGAATTAGCACAAGCCGCGTTATTGAAGCAGGCCATTGAAGCTGGTATTTGTGTCAGTGCGCTTGAAGTACAAAAGAAAAATTTAGAGGATGTCTTTATGGTGATTACGGAGGAGGTGGCGCAGCATGAATTTTAA
- a CDS encoding ABC transporter permease: MNFKIANPVLLKELKQRFRNAKSFSSLAFYLIALTLFIIAYFIIMSGVFSQGYVQPESSFFLFCSLTVLQILLLLFMAPALTAGSISTEREKQTLNILLTTTQTSSQIIVGKLMASLAYLVVMLMATLPMYSILFLFGGVSPWMLVKVFLLFLLTVFAVGSVGILFSTVTKKTIVSMISTYGVMIFLAVFTLIFFLVGMINFVDGTSYYASYFWISINPIAVALSLIAPDIALSIKEMTHLDWPPIAIYCIVYTLIGIFSLVVATKKLRETK; encoded by the coding sequence ATGAATTTTAAAATAGCGAACCCAGTGCTATTAAAAGAGCTGAAGCAACGATTTCGAAATGCGAAAAGCTTTTCGAGTTTAGCCTTTTATTTAATCGCTTTGACGTTATTTATTATTGCGTACTTCATTATTATGTCGGGGGTATTTTCGCAGGGCTACGTGCAGCCAGAAAGTAGCTTTTTCTTATTTTGTAGCTTAACGGTATTACAAATTTTATTATTGCTATTTATGGCACCAGCATTAACAGCAGGGTCTATTAGTACCGAGCGAGAGAAGCAAACGCTGAATATTTTATTAACGACGACACAGACATCCTCCCAAATCATTGTCGGGAAGCTCATGGCATCACTTGCTTATTTAGTCGTGATGCTCATGGCGACGCTGCCAATGTATAGTATCTTGTTTTTATTCGGAGGGGTATCGCCGTGGATGCTAGTGAAAGTGTTCCTGCTGTTTTTATTGACGGTATTCGCGGTGGGGAGTGTAGGTATCTTGTTCTCAACGGTTACGAAAAAAACGATAGTGTCGATGATTTCAACTTACGGCGTGATGATCTTTTTAGCGGTATTTACATTAATCTTTTTTTTAGTAGGCATGATTAATTTTGTGGATGGCACGTCGTATTATGCGTCATATTTTTGGATTAGTATTAATCCGATTGCCGTTGCACTAAGCCTGATTGCACCGGATATTGCGCTCTCGATTAAAGAAATGACACATTTAGATTGGCCGCCAATTGCAATTTATTGTATTGTTTATACGCTCATAGGGATATTCAGCCTAGTGGTTGCTACCAAAAAGTTACGCGAAACTAAATAA
- a CDS encoding MFS transporter: protein MEQKSNKIALYLLMFNMFITMGGIGIIVPVMPAYLQLFGVGGQVLGFLIAGFALAQFLLSPVAGDLSDRHGRKMFIVAGLIVYGCSQILFGLASEVWILFLARFLSGAGAAFIMPPIMAFVADITTYEERGKGMGMIGAAMSLGFMIGPGVGGFLANVNLSFPFYLAGAVALVASVLSAIYLPHVKSTKTVTAPRENLLKQLARSMKTSYFVFLIVVFTFSFGIANFQATLSLYLDLKFDYTPTDIAIILTIGGFAGVVLQMYVVNKLFKRFGEMKVILVNLLLAAITMLLTIYISGFFVILVVATLFSIATTFIRPAVNTLISKLAGDEQGYAAGMNNAYMSLGNMFGPALAGILFDWNPDSPYILGTVVLVSCFILAFAWTAKRAPHLLKAQ, encoded by the coding sequence ATGGAGCAAAAATCAAATAAAATAGCACTTTATTTACTGATGTTTAATATGTTTATTACTATGGGTGGTATCGGGATTATCGTGCCTGTTATGCCAGCATATTTACAACTATTTGGCGTTGGTGGACAAGTGCTTGGCTTTTTAATTGCTGGCTTTGCGCTAGCACAGTTTTTACTCTCACCTGTTGCGGGTGATTTATCGGATCGGCACGGACGTAAAATGTTTATCGTTGCGGGGCTTATCGTATATGGTTGCTCCCAAATTTTATTTGGACTAGCATCCGAAGTTTGGATTTTATTTTTAGCACGCTTTTTAAGTGGGGCTGGGGCGGCATTCATTATGCCTCCAATCATGGCATTCGTTGCCGATATTACAACCTATGAAGAACGCGGAAAAGGGATGGGAATGATTGGTGCGGCCATGTCTCTTGGCTTTATGATTGGACCTGGTGTTGGCGGCTTTTTAGCCAATGTCAATTTATCTTTTCCATTTTATTTAGCAGGTGCTGTGGCACTAGTAGCTTCTGTACTGTCTGCCATTTACTTACCACATGTCAAATCGACAAAAACGGTGACTGCACCAAGGGAGAATTTACTTAAACAGCTAGCCCGTTCTATGAAAACATCATATTTTGTATTTTTAATCGTCGTCTTTACATTTAGCTTCGGTATTGCCAACTTCCAAGCGACATTATCGCTTTATCTAGACTTGAAGTTTGATTATACGCCTACAGATATTGCGATTATTTTAACGATTGGTGGCTTCGCTGGCGTTGTCCTGCAAATGTATGTAGTAAACAAATTATTCAAACGCTTCGGCGAGATGAAAGTGATTTTAGTCAATCTTCTTCTTGCAGCGATTACGATGTTGCTAACGATCTATATTAGTGGCTTCTTCGTTATTTTAGTCGTGGCTACATTGTTCTCTATCGCAACTACCTTTATTCGTCCCGCTGTCAATACACTCATTTCGAAGCTAGCTGGTGATGAGCAAGGCTATGCAGCCGGTATGAACAATGCCTATATGAGCTTAGGTAATATGTTTGGTCCTGCACTTGCGGGAATTTTATTTGATTGGAACCCTGACTCTCCTTATATTTTAGGAACCGTCGTTTTAGTCAGCTGCTTTATCCTTGCATTTGCTTGGACAGCAAAAAGAGCACCACATTTATTGAAGGCACAATAG
- a CDS encoding ABC transporter substrate-binding protein, giving the protein MRDLVQATVAIIIVCALLFFAVDQMQTAGSKGSKDSLTVYNWGEYIDPDLIDKFEDETGIKVIYETFDSNEAMLTKIEQGGSAYDIAVPSEYTIESMKDKGLLIPIDHDLIPNLKNINSDFLDLSFDKGNEYSIPYFWGTVGIVYNPNLIEDHLTFESWDDLWDPSLKGKVFLVDSSREVIGMGLNSIGESLNVKDDALLRQATDKLVSLTPNVKAVIGDEITPLMVNNEAAVALTWSGQAADMLYENEELDFATPFEGSNIFFDNMIIPKTSKNVEGAHKFINFMLDPENAAQNADYVGYSTPNEAAWALMDEEVIGDERFYPSNEQRDTLEVYENLGLEWLGKYNEYFLEFKMSLK; this is encoded by the coding sequence ATGAGAGATTTAGTTCAAGCGACTGTTGCAATTATCATTGTCTGTGCCCTATTATTTTTCGCAGTAGATCAAATGCAAACAGCTGGGAGCAAGGGCAGCAAAGATTCATTAACCGTATACAACTGGGGCGAATACATCGACCCGGATTTAATTGATAAATTTGAAGATGAAACAGGCATTAAAGTCATCTATGAAACATTCGACTCCAACGAAGCGATGTTAACGAAGATTGAGCAAGGTGGTTCAGCGTATGATATCGCTGTCCCTTCTGAATACACAATTGAATCCATGAAAGACAAAGGTTTGCTCATTCCAATAGACCATGATCTAATACCAAACTTAAAAAATATTAACTCTGATTTTTTAGACCTCTCTTTTGATAAAGGCAATGAATATTCGATTCCTTATTTCTGGGGAACAGTTGGTATTGTTTATAATCCAAACTTAATCGAGGATCATTTAACTTTTGAATCTTGGGATGATTTATGGGACCCTTCATTAAAAGGGAAAGTATTTTTAGTAGATAGCTCCCGTGAAGTAATCGGCATGGGCTTAAACTCGATTGGTGAATCGTTAAATGTTAAAGACGACGCGCTCTTACGTCAAGCAACCGATAAACTCGTCTCATTAACACCAAATGTAAAAGCCGTTATCGGGGATGAAATTACGCCGCTCATGGTAAATAATGAGGCAGCTGTAGCCCTTACTTGGTCTGGTCAAGCGGCAGATATGCTTTACGAAAATGAAGAATTAGATTTCGCTACACCATTTGAAGGCTCAAACATCTTCTTTGATAATATGATCATTCCTAAAACATCAAAAAATGTGGAAGGTGCTCATAAGTTCATAAACTTTATGTTAGATCCTGAAAATGCCGCGCAAAATGCAGATTACGTTGGCTACTCTACCCCGAACGAAGCTGCGTGGGCATTAATGGATGAAGAAGTAATTGGAGATGAGCGCTTCTATCCATCAAATGAACAGCGTGATACTTTAGAAGTATACGAAAATTTAGGGCTTGAATGGTTAGGGAAATATAACGAATATTTCTTAGAATTTAAAATGAGTCTGAAATAA
- a CDS encoding ABC transporter permease translates to MKNLTVASKAYLVFVFVVLYAPILYLIFYSFNSGGNMNNFESFTWEHYAAVFEDSRLIIILLNTVIVALLSGLIATIIGTLGAIGIVSIRDKKMRNMLLSLNNVLIVSPDVVIGASFLILFTMIGVKLGFASVLVSHVAFSVPIVVLMVLPKLLEMNTSLIDAARDLGATKRDVLTRVILPYISPGIFAGFFMALTYSLDDFAVTFFVTGNGFSTLSVEIYSMARAGISLTVNAISGLVFAVTVLIVIGYYFINKRSKSAASEGQR, encoded by the coding sequence ATGAAAAACTTAACTGTCGCTTCTAAAGCGTATTTAGTATTTGTGTTTGTTGTACTTTATGCGCCCATTCTTTACTTAATTTTTTATTCATTCAATAGTGGCGGCAATATGAACAACTTCGAATCATTCACATGGGAGCATTATGCTGCTGTCTTTGAAGATTCACGCTTAATTATTATTTTACTTAACACAGTCATTGTTGCCCTATTATCTGGACTTATTGCCACTATTATTGGAACACTTGGTGCTATTGGCATTGTTTCAATTAGAGATAAAAAAATGCGCAATATGCTCTTGTCATTAAATAATGTATTAATCGTTTCCCCAGACGTTGTCATCGGGGCAAGCTTCTTAATTTTATTCACAATGATTGGCGTTAAGCTGGGCTTTGCTTCCGTATTAGTTTCACATGTAGCATTCAGTGTACCGATTGTTGTATTAATGGTTTTACCAAAGCTATTAGAAATGAATACATCACTTATTGATGCTGCACGCGACTTAGGTGCAACCAAGCGTGATGTGTTGACACGCGTAATTTTACCGTACATCTCACCTGGGATTTTTGCCGGATTCTTTATGGCATTAACGTATTCACTAGATGATTTCGCTGTTACATTCTTCGTAACGGGGAATGGTTTCTCTACGTTATCAGTCGAAATCTATTCAATGGCCCGTGCTGGTATTTCTTTAACAGTCAATGCCATTTCCGGTTTAGTATTTGCCGTAACGGTATTAATCGTCATCGGTTATTACTTCATTAATAAACGTTCAAAATCAGCAGCATCGGAGGGACAACGATGA
- a CDS encoding ABC transporter permease: MNNKTAKGPLIPYLFWILLFVIAPIALIVYYSVLDLNGNFTLANYAKFFTPVYLKMTLSSFWYAFLITLFTLLFAYPTAYLLTKTKHKQLWLMLIIIPSWINLLLKTYAFIGIFGLYGPINAMIEVFGFDPQQILFTDFSFIFVAVYIFIPFMIIPIFNSLDKMNPSLVYAARDLGANAWTTFRRVIFPLTIDGVKSGIQVTFIPALSLFMITRLIAGNKVITLGTAIEQQFLVSQNWGMGSTIAVFLILFMVITMLFTRSKSKGGRA; this comes from the coding sequence ATGAATAATAAAACTGCAAAAGGACCGTTAATCCCTTACTTATTTTGGATACTTTTATTCGTTATCGCGCCAATTGCATTAATCGTTTATTACTCGGTACTCGATTTAAATGGTAACTTCACATTAGCCAACTATGCGAAATTCTTCACACCGGTTTATTTGAAAATGACGTTAAGTAGTTTCTGGTATGCGTTTTTAATTACGTTGTTTACGCTATTATTCGCCTACCCTACTGCTTACCTATTAACAAAAACGAAGCATAAGCAATTATGGTTAATGCTCATCATTATTCCGTCTTGGATTAACCTATTATTAAAGACCTACGCATTCATTGGAATCTTCGGTTTATACGGTCCAATCAATGCGATGATTGAAGTATTTGGCTTTGATCCACAGCAAATTTTATTTACGGATTTCAGCTTTATTTTCGTAGCGGTTTATATTTTCATTCCGTTTATGATTATTCCGATTTTCAACTCATTAGATAAAATGAACCCATCCCTTGTGTACGCTGCACGCGACCTTGGTGCAAACGCTTGGACAACATTCCGTCGCGTGATTTTCCCGCTAACAATTGATGGTGTTAAATCAGGGATACAAGTGACCTTCATCCCTGCATTATCATTATTCATGATTACCCGCTTAATCGCAGGGAACAAGGTGATTACACTAGGTACAGCAATCGAACAACAATTCTTAGTATCGCAAAACTGGGGAATGGGGTCGACAATCGCTGTATTCTTAATTTTATTTATGGTCATTACTATGCTATTCACACGAAGCAAATCTAAAGGAGGCCGCGCATAA
- a CDS encoding ABC transporter ATP-binding protein, translating to MDNMIIRFENVTKSYDDGTVVLKNINFELERGKFYTLLGPSGCGKTTILRIIAGFTDATTGDVFFNGKRINDIPANERHVNTVFQDYALFPHLNVFENVAFGLRIKKVKEAEVKERVQEALKFVNLAGYGNREISEMSGGQRQRVAIARAIVNDPDVILLDEPLSALDLKLRTEMQYELRELQQRLGKTFIFVTHDQEEALAMSDEIFVLSHGEIKQSGTPVDIYDEPINRFVADFIGESNIVDGIMIEDYKVKFAGKEFECVDGGMKPNEKIDVVIRPEDLEITKPENGKLVVTVDTQLFRGVHYELSTYDNDGNEWLVHSLKKAEVGEEIGLDFDPEAIHVMRLNETEEDFDKRLEAYGDEEHE from the coding sequence TTCTATACATTACTTGGGCCATCTGGGTGCGGGAAAACAACGATTTTAAGGATTATTGCAGGCTTTACAGATGCGACTACCGGCGATGTATTTTTCAATGGCAAGCGTATTAATGATATACCTGCTAATGAGCGCCACGTAAATACTGTATTCCAAGATTACGCATTATTCCCACACTTAAATGTTTTTGAAAACGTTGCATTTGGCTTACGCATCAAAAAAGTAAAAGAAGCAGAAGTGAAAGAACGCGTACAAGAGGCTTTAAAATTTGTTAACTTAGCAGGCTATGGCAACCGTGAAATTTCGGAAATGTCAGGTGGTCAGCGTCAGCGTGTGGCAATTGCACGTGCCATCGTCAATGACCCTGATGTGATTTTATTAGATGAGCCACTATCAGCATTAGACTTAAAATTACGTACCGAAATGCAGTACGAATTGCGCGAGCTACAGCAGCGTCTTGGGAAAACATTCATCTTTGTTACACATGACCAAGAAGAAGCATTAGCCATGAGTGACGAAATTTTCGTTCTATCGCACGGTGAAATCAAGCAATCTGGTACGCCAGTAGACATTTATGATGAGCCAATTAACCGATTCGTAGCGGATTTCATCGGTGAATCTAATATCGTAGACGGCATCATGATTGAAGACTACAAAGTAAAATTCGCTGGAAAAGAATTCGAATGTGTCGACGGCGGTATGAAGCCAAATGAAAAAATTGATGTCGTCATCCGTCCAGAAGACTTAGAAATTACCAAACCCGAAAACGGTAAATTAGTTGTAACGGTGGATACACAGCTATTCCGCGGTGTTCACTATGAGCTATCCACATACGATAATGACGGGAATGAATGGTTAGTGCATTCGCTGAAAAAGGCTGAAGTTGGTGAAGAAATTGGATTAGACTTTGATCCAGAAGCAATTCATGTCATGCGCTTAAACGAAACAGAAGAAGATTTTGACAAACGTTTAGAAGCCTACGGGGATGAAGAACATGAATAA